The Streptomyces sp. HUAS CB01 genome has a segment encoding these proteins:
- a CDS encoding trp operon leader peptide, with the protein MFAQTTQNWWWTAHPAAH; encoded by the coding sequence ATGTTCGCGCAGACGACCCAGAACTGGTGGTGGACCGCTCATCCGGCGGCCCACTGA
- a CDS encoding anthranilate synthase family protein — protein sequence MHILDRLLNPGAPPFALLRRRTPGRDHDTVEVLTGPVLEVERLADIPVGERPSLALVPFRQIRERGFDVHDDGTPLSVLVAEESCELPLDEVLNRLPAHEVGVEGGGFDVGDEEYAEIVRRVVEDEIGRGEGANFVIRRTFTGCVPGFGRADALALFRRLLAGERGAYWTYVVHTGDAEPAPEGRGRRTGGRTLVGASPEVHVRMSGGTVVMNPISGTYRYPAGGPTVDGLLDFLSDRKETDELSMVVDEELKMMCTVGDMGGVVVGPRLKEMSHLAHTEYELRGRSSLDVREVLRETMFAATVTGSPVQNACRVIERHEPAGRDGRGRGYYAGALALLGTDAGGAQTLDSPILIRTADISASGEVRVPVGATLVRHSDPASEVAETHAKAAGVLAALGVRPGRARAEAARPRLADDPRVRAALDARRADLAPFWLRMQSRPERVSGHALVVDGEDTFTAMLAHLLRGAGLDVTVRRYDEPGVREAVLAHAGPVVLGPGPGDPSDAADPKMRFLRSLTAELLRGHRGGLLGVCLGHELIAAELGLDIARKETPFQGAQLRIGLFGTEETVGFYNSFTAVCDDEAARELALRGVEVSRAPSGEVHALRGAGFAGIQFHPESVLTLRGGEIVRMLLDAVVPERAP from the coding sequence ATGCACATCCTCGACCGGCTGCTGAACCCCGGCGCCCCTCCCTTCGCCCTGCTGCGGCGGCGCACCCCGGGCCGCGACCACGACACCGTCGAGGTGCTGACCGGCCCGGTCCTCGAGGTCGAGCGGCTCGCCGACATCCCGGTCGGCGAGCGCCCTTCGCTGGCGCTCGTGCCGTTCCGGCAGATCCGCGAGCGGGGCTTCGACGTGCACGACGACGGCACACCGCTCTCCGTGCTGGTCGCCGAGGAGTCCTGCGAGCTGCCGCTCGACGAGGTGCTGAACCGGCTGCCGGCGCACGAGGTGGGCGTGGAGGGCGGCGGCTTCGACGTCGGCGACGAGGAGTACGCGGAGATCGTCCGGCGCGTGGTGGAGGACGAGATCGGGCGCGGCGAGGGAGCGAACTTCGTCATCCGGCGCACGTTCACCGGGTGCGTCCCCGGCTTCGGCAGAGCGGACGCCCTGGCGCTGTTCCGGCGGCTGCTCGCCGGAGAGCGCGGTGCGTACTGGACGTACGTCGTCCACACCGGGGACGCGGAACCCGCGCCGGAGGGGCGGGGCCGCCGTACGGGCGGGCGCACGCTCGTCGGGGCGAGCCCGGAGGTGCACGTGCGGATGTCCGGGGGCACGGTCGTGATGAATCCGATCAGCGGGACGTACCGCTACCCGGCCGGCGGGCCGACCGTCGACGGACTGCTGGACTTCCTCTCCGACCGCAAGGAGACCGACGAGCTCTCCATGGTCGTCGACGAGGAGCTCAAGATGATGTGCACGGTCGGCGACATGGGCGGTGTGGTGGTCGGGCCCCGTCTCAAGGAGATGTCCCATCTCGCGCACACGGAGTACGAGCTGCGCGGACGCTCCTCGCTCGACGTCCGCGAGGTGCTGCGCGAGACGATGTTCGCGGCCACGGTGACCGGCTCGCCGGTGCAGAACGCCTGCCGCGTCATCGAGCGCCACGAGCCCGCCGGCCGGGACGGCCGAGGGCGCGGGTACTACGCCGGCGCGCTGGCGCTGCTGGGCACCGACGCGGGCGGTGCGCAGACCCTCGACTCGCCGATCCTGATCCGTACCGCCGACATCTCCGCGTCGGGCGAGGTGCGGGTGCCGGTCGGGGCGACGCTGGTCCGCCACTCGGACCCGGCGTCCGAGGTGGCGGAGACGCACGCGAAGGCGGCGGGGGTGCTGGCCGCGCTGGGGGTCCGCCCGGGGCGGGCCCGGGCGGAGGCGGCGCGGCCGCGCCTGGCCGACGACCCGCGGGTACGGGCGGCCCTGGACGCCCGGCGGGCGGACCTGGCGCCGTTCTGGCTGCGGATGCAGTCCCGGCCGGAGCGGGTCTCGGGGCATGCGCTGGTGGTGGACGGCGAGGACACGTTCACGGCGATGCTGGCGCATCTGCTGCGGGGAGCGGGGCTGGACGTGACCGTTCGCCGCTACGACGAGCCGGGTGTGCGGGAGGCGGTGCTCGCCCATGCCGGGCCGGTCGTGCTCGGCCCGGGGCCGGGCGACCCGTCGGACGCGGCCGACCCGAAGATGCGCTTCCTGCGCTCGCTCACCGCGGAGCTGCTGCGCGGCCACCGCGGCGGGCTGCTGGGGGTGTGCCTCGGTCATGAACTGATCGCCGCCGAGCTGGGGCTGGACATCGCCCGCAAGGAGACGCCGTTCCAGGGCGCGCAACTGCGGATCGGACTGTTCGGCACGGAGGAGACGGTCGGCTTCTACAACAGTTTCACGGCCGTCTGCGACGACGAGGCGGCGCGGGAGCTGGCCCTGCGCGGCGTCGAGGTGAGCCGCGCCCCGTCGGGAGAGGTCCACGCGCTGCGCGGGGCGGGATTCGCTGGCATCCAGTTCCACCCGGAGTCGGTGCTGACGCTGCGCGGGGGCGAGATCGTCCGCATGCTCCTCGACGCGGTGGTCCCGGAGCGGGCGCCCTGA
- a CDS encoding 6-phosphofructokinase — MRVGVLTGGGDCPGLNAVIRGIVRKGVQEYGYEFTGYRDGWRGPLEGDTVRLDIPSVRGILPRGGTVLGSSRTNPLKAENGIRRIKENLAKHEVEALIAIGGEDTLGVAARLSDEYGVKCVGVPKTIDNDLSATDYTFGFDTAVGIATEAIDRLHTTAESHMRVLVVEVMGRHAGWIALHSGLAGGANVILIPEQRFDMDQVCAWVTSRFRASYAPIVVVAEGAMPKDGDMVLKDGTLDSFGHVRLSGVGEWLAKEIEKRTGKEARTTVLGHVQRGGTPSAFDRWLATRFGLHAIDAVRDGDYGKMVALRGTDIVRVPIAEATAKLKTVDPALYEEVGVFFG, encoded by the coding sequence ATGCGGGTCGGAGTACTGACCGGGGGCGGCGACTGCCCCGGCCTCAACGCGGTCATCCGCGGCATCGTCCGCAAGGGCGTGCAGGAGTACGGATACGAGTTCACCGGCTACCGGGACGGCTGGCGCGGGCCGCTGGAGGGCGACACCGTACGCCTCGACATCCCCTCCGTGCGCGGCATCCTGCCGCGCGGGGGCACCGTCCTCGGTTCCTCGCGGACCAATCCCCTCAAGGCGGAGAACGGGATCCGCCGGATCAAGGAGAACCTCGCCAAGCACGAGGTGGAGGCGCTGATCGCGATCGGCGGCGAGGACACCCTCGGGGTCGCGGCGCGGCTCTCCGACGAGTACGGCGTCAAGTGCGTCGGCGTGCCGAAGACCATCGACAACGATCTGTCCGCCACCGACTACACCTTCGGCTTCGACACGGCCGTCGGCATCGCCACCGAGGCCATCGACCGGCTGCACACCACGGCGGAGTCCCACATGCGGGTCCTCGTGGTCGAGGTGATGGGCCGTCACGCAGGCTGGATCGCCCTTCACTCGGGGCTGGCGGGCGGGGCGAACGTCATCCTCATCCCGGAGCAGCGGTTCGACATGGACCAGGTCTGCGCCTGGGTCACCTCGCGGTTCCGGGCCTCGTACGCGCCGATCGTCGTGGTCGCAGAGGGCGCCATGCCGAAGGACGGCGACATGGTCCTCAAGGACGGGACGCTCGACTCCTTCGGGCACGTCCGGCTCTCGGGCGTCGGCGAGTGGCTGGCCAAGGAGATCGAGAAGCGGACCGGCAAGGAGGCCAGGACGACCGTCCTCGGTCATGTCCAGCGCGGCGGCACCCCGAGCGCCTTCGACCGCTGGCTGGCGACCCGCTTCGGCCTGCACGCCATCGATGCGGTGCGCGACGGCGACTACGGCAAGATGGTCGCCCTGCGCGGTACGGACATCGTCCGCGTACCGATCGCCGAGGCGACGGCGAAGCTGAAGACGGTCGACCCGGCCCTCTACGAGGAGGTCGGCGTCTTCTTCGGCTGA
- a CDS encoding response regulator: MTETSGAAERPVRVMVVDDHPMWRDAVARDLAAAGYEVVATAGDGPQAVRRATAVGPDVLVLDLNLPGMPGVRVCKELVGANPALRVLVLSASGEHADVLEAVKSGATGYLLKSASTEELIDAVRRTAVGDPVFTPGLAGLVLGEYRRLAAEPAPAAGPDEPKAPQLTERETEVLRLVAKGLSYKQIAERLVISHRTVQNHVQNTLGKLQLHNRVELVRYAIERGLDDA; the protein is encoded by the coding sequence ATGACGGAGACGAGCGGGGCGGCGGAGCGGCCCGTCCGGGTCATGGTCGTGGACGACCACCCGATGTGGCGGGACGCGGTCGCCCGCGATCTGGCCGCGGCCGGGTACGAGGTGGTGGCGACCGCGGGCGACGGACCGCAGGCGGTGCGTCGCGCCACGGCCGTGGGGCCGGACGTCCTGGTGCTCGACCTCAATCTTCCGGGCATGCCGGGCGTCAGGGTCTGCAAGGAGCTCGTCGGGGCGAACCCCGCGCTGCGGGTCCTGGTGCTCTCCGCCAGCGGGGAGCACGCCGACGTGCTGGAGGCCGTGAAGTCGGGCGCGACCGGCTATCTGCTGAAGTCGGCCAGCACGGAGGAGCTGATCGACGCCGTGCGCCGCACCGCGGTGGGCGACCCGGTTTTCACCCCGGGCCTGGCGGGACTGGTGCTGGGGGAGTACCGGCGGCTGGCGGCCGAGCCCGCGCCGGCCGCGGGGCCAGACGAGCCGAAGGCGCCGCAGCTCACCGAGCGGGAGACGGAGGTGCTGCGGCTGGTCGCCAAGGGCCTCTCGTACAAGCAGATCGCCGAGCGGCTCGTCATCTCGCACCGCACGGTGCAGAACCATGTGCAGAACACCCTCGGCAAGCTCCAGCTGCACAACCGGGTCGAGCTCGTGCGATACGCGATCGAGCGCGGACTCGACGACGCCTGA
- the macS gene encoding MacS family sensor histidine kinase, producing MARRERVVRMSVELPLWRALTAYRVLTTGYAVLLLVFAGDKYERPWVAVGFLAVMVLWTFATLPRVANAAACTKRFLGADLTVALTGILLTPLADAQAQQIDGPTLPSIWTAGSVLAFALKGGWRWAGFASSLVAVANIIERGEPSRDTFHNVLLVWVASIAIGYVVEVARASERTLARALEIEAATRERERLARDIHDGVLQVLAMVQRRGTALGGEAAELGRMAGEQEVALRTLVAGGLVPASRVSEDETQGAVVRVVDEPDVVSAGDEGPVDLRTLLAPRAGRRVTLSEPGAPVPLEAHAAKELASAVGAALDNVRRHAGADARAWILVEDWPDEVIVTVRDDGPGIPEGRLAQAEGEGRLGVALSIRGRLRDIGGTAELISVPGQGTEVELKVPRGTRGKAER from the coding sequence ATGGCCAGGCGTGAACGGGTCGTACGCATGTCGGTCGAGCTGCCCCTGTGGCGTGCGCTGACCGCGTACCGCGTGCTGACGACGGGCTACGCGGTCCTCCTCCTCGTCTTCGCCGGCGACAAGTACGAGCGCCCCTGGGTGGCGGTCGGCTTCCTCGCCGTGATGGTCCTCTGGACGTTCGCGACGCTCCCGAGGGTGGCGAACGCCGCCGCCTGCACCAAGCGCTTCCTCGGTGCCGACCTCACGGTCGCCCTCACGGGCATCCTGCTCACCCCGCTCGCCGACGCGCAGGCGCAGCAGATCGACGGCCCGACGCTGCCGTCGATCTGGACGGCGGGTTCGGTGCTGGCCTTCGCGCTCAAGGGCGGCTGGCGCTGGGCGGGCTTCGCGTCCTCCCTGGTGGCCGTCGCCAACATCATCGAGCGCGGCGAGCCCAGCCGGGACACCTTCCACAACGTGCTGCTGGTGTGGGTCGCGTCCATCGCCATCGGGTACGTCGTCGAGGTCGCCCGCGCCTCCGAGCGCACCCTGGCCCGGGCCCTGGAGATCGAGGCCGCGACCCGCGAACGGGAACGGCTGGCCCGCGACATCCACGACGGGGTGCTGCAGGTGCTGGCCATGGTGCAGCGGCGCGGCACGGCGCTCGGGGGCGAGGCTGCGGAGCTCGGCAGGATGGCGGGCGAGCAGGAGGTCGCCCTGCGCACCCTGGTGGCCGGCGGGCTGGTGCCGGCGTCCCGGGTGTCGGAGGACGAGACCCAGGGCGCGGTCGTGCGGGTCGTGGACGAGCCGGATGTCGTCAGTGCCGGGGACGAGGGACCGGTGGACCTGCGCACGCTGCTGGCGCCGCGGGCCGGCCGCCGGGTCACCCTCTCCGAGCCGGGTGCCCCGGTGCCGCTGGAGGCGCACGCGGCGAAGGAGCTCGCGTCCGCCGTCGGTGCCGCCCTGGACAATGTCCGCAGGCACGCCGGTGCGGACGCGCGGGCGTGGATCCTGGTCGAGGACTGGCCGGACGAGGTGATCGTGACGGTCCGGGACGACGGACCGGGCATCCCGGAGGGGCGGCTCGCCCAGGCCGAGGGCGAGGGACGGCTCGGGGTCGCGCTCTCGATCCGGGGCCGGCTGCGGGACATCGGTGGCACCGCCGAGCTGATCTCGGTGCCGGGGCAGGGTACGGAAGTCGAGTTGAAGGTCCCGCGGGGGACCCGGGGGAAGGCGGAACGATGA
- a CDS encoding lysophospholipid acyltransferase family protein produces MKFSIGGALKLAFRPWVEGLEYIPAEGPAILASNHLSFSDSFFLPAVLDRKVTFIAKAEYFTSPGVKGKLTAAFFKGVGQLPVDRSGARGAGEAAIRSGIEVIERGELFGIYPEGTRSPDGRLYRGKPGGLARVALATGAPVIPVAMIDTEKIQPPGKVVPKLMSPGIRIGKPLDFSRYHGMEHDRFILRSVTDEVMYEIMKLSGQEYVDIYATAAKRQIADAEKAAKEAAKEAERTAKQDGGTERSGDR; encoded by the coding sequence ATGAAGTTCTCCATCGGCGGGGCGCTCAAGCTCGCCTTCAGGCCTTGGGTGGAGGGCCTCGAGTACATCCCCGCCGAGGGGCCGGCGATCCTCGCGAGCAACCACCTGTCCTTCTCGGACTCGTTCTTCCTGCCCGCGGTCCTGGACCGCAAGGTCACGTTCATCGCCAAGGCCGAGTACTTCACGTCGCCGGGTGTGAAGGGCAAGCTCACCGCGGCCTTCTTCAAGGGCGTCGGCCAGCTGCCGGTGGACCGCTCCGGGGCGCGCGGCGCCGGCGAGGCGGCCATCAGGAGCGGCATAGAGGTCATCGAGCGCGGCGAGCTGTTCGGCATCTACCCGGAGGGCACCCGCTCCCCGGACGGCCGGCTGTACCGCGGCAAGCCGGGCGGCCTGGCGCGGGTGGCGCTCGCCACCGGCGCGCCCGTCATCCCCGTCGCGATGATCGACACCGAGAAGATCCAGCCGCCCGGCAAGGTCGTCCCCAAGCTGATGAGCCCGGGGATCAGGATCGGCAAGCCGCTCGACTTCAGCCGCTACCACGGCATGGAGCACGACCGCTTCATCCTGCGCTCGGTGACCGACGAGGTCATGTACGAGATCATGAAGCTCTCCGGCCAGGAGTACGTGGACATCTACGCCACGGCCGCCAAGCGGCAGATCGCGGACGCGGAGAAGGCGGCGAAGGAGGCCGCCAAGGAGGCGGAGCGGACCGCCAAGCAGGACGGCGGGACGGAGCGGAGCGGCGACCGGTAG
- a CDS encoding alpha/beta hydrolase yields the protein MPVLPGAEPYRHEGGEVGVLLCHGFTGSPQSLRPWAEYLAERGLTVSLPLLPGHGTRWQDMAVTGWQDWYAEVDRELRALREECEQVFVFGLSMGGALALRLAAKHGDEISGIVVVNPANKVHGAAAHALPVARHLVRTTRGLANDIAKEGMDEVAYDRVPLHAAHSLRNFLRLLDGELPQVTQPLLLLHSPQDHVVPPADSARILGRVSSTDVREVLLEQSYHVATLDHDAERIFEESHTFIGRLAPSVGKKGSTTGG from the coding sequence GTGCCGGTCCTTCCTGGAGCCGAGCCGTACCGCCACGAGGGTGGCGAGGTCGGCGTCCTTCTCTGTCACGGCTTCACCGGTTCCCCCCAGTCGCTGCGCCCGTGGGCGGAGTACCTCGCGGAGCGCGGACTGACCGTCTCGCTGCCGCTGCTGCCCGGCCACGGCACCCGCTGGCAGGACATGGCGGTGACCGGCTGGCAGGACTGGTACGCGGAGGTGGACCGGGAGCTCCGGGCGCTGCGCGAGGAGTGCGAGCAGGTCTTCGTCTTCGGGCTCTCGATGGGCGGCGCGCTGGCCCTGCGGCTCGCCGCCAAGCACGGCGACGAGATCAGCGGCATCGTGGTGGTGAACCCGGCCAACAAGGTGCACGGTGCGGCGGCGCACGCCCTGCCGGTGGCCCGCCATCTCGTCCGCACGACCAGGGGCCTGGCCAACGACATCGCGAAGGAGGGCATGGACGAGGTCGCCTACGACCGGGTCCCGCTGCACGCGGCGCACTCGCTGCGGAACTTCCTCCGGCTCCTCGACGGCGAGCTGCCGCAGGTCACGCAGCCGTTGCTGCTGCTGCACAGCCCGCAGGACCATGTGGTGCCGCCCGCGGACTCGGCCCGGATCCTCGGCCGGGTGTCGTCGACGGACGTCCGGGAGGTCCTGCTGGAACAGAGCTACCACGTGGCGACGTTGGACCATGACGCGGAGCGGATTTTCGAGGAGAGCCACACGTTCATCGGCCGCCTCGCTCCGAGTGTCGGCAAGAAGGGAAGCACCACCGGTGGCTGA
- a CDS encoding endonuclease/exonuclease/phosphatase family protein, translating into MVTSATRPLPNSRTEPDGSAVIRVLSYNIRSLRDDEDALARVIRGCRPDLVFVQEAPRFFRWRKHAARLAAKSELVVLSGGATAAGPLLLCSLRATVERTEDVLLPLTPGLHRRGFATAVVRVGGARLGLLSCHLSLQADERYAQAGMLLDRLAAMDVPHAIAAGDINERPGGRSFRRLAAGLRDAWAVSPWGGECTWTPADPHQRIDAIFVTPGIEVLGCGVPVGLPGVSEADLKAATDHLPVLAALRVPAATASAPGTAPA; encoded by the coding sequence ATGGTGACGTCCGCGACGCGACCGCTGCCCAACTCCCGTACCGAACCCGACGGTTCGGCCGTGATCCGGGTCCTCAGCTACAACATCCGCTCCCTGCGCGACGACGAGGACGCGCTCGCCCGCGTCATCCGCGGCTGCCGGCCCGATCTCGTCTTCGTCCAGGAGGCCCCCCGCTTCTTCCGATGGCGCAAGCACGCCGCCCGTCTCGCGGCCAAGAGCGAACTGGTCGTGCTCAGCGGAGGCGCGACCGCTGCGGGACCGCTGCTGCTGTGCTCGCTGCGGGCGACCGTCGAGCGCACCGAGGACGTTCTGCTGCCGCTCACCCCGGGTCTGCACCGGCGCGGCTTCGCCACCGCCGTGGTGCGTGTCGGTGGCGCGCGGCTCGGGCTGCTGAGCTGCCATCTGAGCCTGCAGGCCGACGAGCGCTACGCCCAGGCCGGAATGCTGCTCGACCGGCTCGCCGCGATGGACGTGCCGCATGCGATCGCCGCGGGCGACATCAACGAGCGCCCCGGCGGGCGCAGCTTCCGGCGTCTCGCCGCCGGGCTCCGGGACGCGTGGGCGGTCAGCCCCTGGGGCGGGGAGTGCACCTGGACCCCGGCGGACCCGCACCAGCGGATCGACGCGATCTTCGTGACTCCCGGCATCGAGGTCCTCGGCTGCGGAGTACCCGTGGGGCTGCCGGGGGTCAGCGAGGCCGATCTGAAGGCCGCCACGGACCACCTCCCGGTCCTGGCCGCCCTGCGCGTGCCCGCCGCCACGGCCTCGGCGCCCGGGACGGCTCCTGCCTAG
- a CDS encoding ROK family glucokinase, whose product MGLTIGVDIGGTKIAAGVVDEEGTILETHTVPTPPTAEGIVDAICSAVTGAGKGHDIEAVGIGAAGYVDDKRATVLFAPNIQWRHEPLKDKVEQRVGLPVVVENDANAAAWGEYRFGAGQGHSDVICITLGTGLGGGIIIGNKLRRGRFGVAAEFGHIRVVPDGLLCGCGSQGCWEQYASGRALVRYARQRAAASPENAAILLALGDGTPEGIEGRHVSEAARQGDKVAVDSFRELARWAGAGLADLASLFDPSAFIVGGGVSDEGELVLDPIRKSFRRWLIGGQWRPHAQVLAAQLGNKAGLVGAADLARQG is encoded by the coding sequence ATGGGACTCACCATCGGCGTCGACATCGGCGGCACCAAGATCGCGGCCGGCGTGGTCGACGAAGAGGGCACCATCCTTGAGACGCACACGGTGCCCACTCCGCCGACCGCCGAGGGCATCGTGGACGCGATCTGCTCGGCCGTCACCGGAGCCGGTAAGGGGCACGACATCGAGGCGGTCGGCATCGGCGCCGCCGGCTACGTCGACGACAAGCGTGCCACCGTCCTCTTCGCACCGAACATCCAGTGGCGGCACGAGCCGCTGAAGGACAAGGTGGAGCAGCGCGTCGGCCTCCCGGTCGTCGTGGAGAACGACGCCAACGCGGCGGCCTGGGGCGAGTACCGTTTCGGCGCGGGCCAGGGCCACAGCGACGTCATCTGCATCACGCTCGGCACCGGCCTCGGCGGCGGCATCATCATCGGCAACAAGCTGCGCCGCGGTCGCTTCGGCGTCGCGGCGGAGTTCGGCCACATCCGGGTCGTCCCCGACGGCCTGCTGTGCGGCTGCGGCAGCCAGGGCTGCTGGGAGCAGTACGCGTCCGGCCGCGCACTCGTCCGCTACGCGCGCCAGCGCGCGGCGGCGTCCCCCGAGAACGCGGCGATCCTGCTCGCCCTCGGCGACGGCACCCCCGAGGGCATCGAGGGCAGACACGTCAGCGAGGCGGCGCGCCAGGGGGACAAGGTCGCCGTCGACTCCTTCCGCGAGCTGGCCCGGTGGGCCGGTGCGGGCCTGGCCGACCTGGCGTCGCTGTTCGACCCCTCGGCGTTCATCGTCGGCGGCGGGGTCTCGGACGAGGGCGAGCTGGTCCTCGACCCGATCCGCAAGTCGTTCCGACGGTGGCTGATCGGCGGGCAGTGGCGCCCGCACGCGCAGGTTCTCGCGGCCCAACTCGGCAACAAGGCGGGCCTCGTGGGCGCGGCGGACCTGGCCCGCCAGGGCTGA
- a CDS encoding DUF5304 domain-containing protein: MSDATERPAVDADAWATACAEDLAEERARRSERYGQHGTGTAGEELRRLLDAVAEKVSTLQNPLLGLAGQGAVQQLISQAKSAVEPVIERNPQVFDHLAAAGNELLAAYRSAVEGHERRWTRNEPSGGTDGTDRPDRRDEGPGPSEKIDLD, encoded by the coding sequence ATGAGCGATGCCACCGAACGTCCCGCCGTCGACGCCGACGCCTGGGCGACGGCGTGCGCCGAGGACCTGGCGGAGGAGCGCGCCCGCCGCAGCGAGCGGTACGGGCAGCACGGCACCGGTACCGCGGGCGAGGAGCTGCGCAGGCTGCTGGACGCGGTCGCCGAGAAGGTGTCGACGCTGCAGAACCCGCTGCTCGGCCTCGCCGGGCAGGGGGCCGTGCAGCAGCTGATCAGTCAGGCGAAGTCGGCCGTCGAACCGGTCATCGAGCGGAACCCGCAGGTCTTCGACCATCTCGCGGCCGCGGGCAACGAACTGCTGGCGGCGTACCGCTCCGCCGTGGAAGGCCATGAGCGCCGCTGGACCCGGAACGAGCCGTCCGGCGGCACCGACGGCACGGACCGTCCGGACCGGCGGGACGAGGGCCCCGGCCCCAGCGAGAAGATCGACCTGGACTGA
- a CDS encoding ArsA family ATPase — MRTVFVTGTGGAGRSTVAAALALAGARRGERVLLLSDDPAGALRDTGSAYDRAAGTAGRGGTDAPGPRPTVVGVDSGADFRHEFLTFQERAGAALDLLGAVPFEDGELTELPGSEQFALLRALRHAAGSGHDLLVVDLPPVRQAVALLALPEQLRRYLSRLLPAERQAARSLRPVLAQLAGVPMPAQWLYETAARWDEELAVVQALVENPGTSVRLVAEPGPEAADRALRTARLGLALHGPAPDMVIANRVVPTGSPDPFLADLSGRQQVALKGWREEFGPVPVREVPHTGRDPRRPGELAELLDGPAGSAAEPLPGTAWTVEDRRAEDGVLVWRLPLPGAVKDRLQLVRRDDELFLTVGPFRRILLLPSVLRRCTVSGAALRDGELRIRFEPDPGLWPRSR, encoded by the coding sequence ATGCGCACCGTTTTCGTCACCGGCACCGGCGGGGCCGGCCGGAGCACCGTCGCGGCCGCCCTCGCCCTGGCCGGAGCACGCCGGGGCGAACGTGTCCTGCTGCTCTCCGACGATCCGGCCGGGGCACTGAGGGACACCGGGTCCGCGTACGACAGGGCGGCCGGGACAGCCGGACGGGGCGGGACGGACGCCCCTGGGCCCCGCCCCACCGTCGTCGGCGTCGACAGCGGCGCCGACTTCCGCCACGAGTTCCTCACGTTCCAGGAGCGGGCCGGGGCCGCGCTCGACCTGCTCGGGGCCGTGCCCTTCGAGGACGGGGAGCTCACGGAACTCCCTGGCAGTGAGCAGTTCGCGCTGCTGCGCGCCCTCAGGCACGCGGCCGGGAGTGGCCACGACCTCCTGGTCGTCGATCTTCCGCCCGTGCGCCAGGCCGTCGCCCTGCTCGCCCTGCCCGAGCAACTGCGCCGCTACCTGAGCCGGCTGCTGCCGGCCGAGCGCCAGGCCGCCCGTTCCCTGCGCCCCGTGCTCGCCCAGCTCGCGGGCGTGCCGATGCCCGCGCAGTGGCTCTACGAGACGGCCGCCCGCTGGGACGAGGAGCTGGCCGTCGTCCAGGCCCTGGTCGAGAACCCCGGCACGTCGGTCCGCCTGGTCGCGGAACCCGGTCCGGAGGCCGCCGACCGCGCCCTGCGCACCGCCCGGCTCGGCCTCGCCCTGCACGGGCCGGCCCCGGACATGGTGATCGCCAACCGCGTCGTCCCCACCGGCTCCCCAGACCCCTTCCTCGCGGACCTCTCGGGGCGGCAGCAGGTCGCGCTCAAGGGCTGGCGCGAGGAGTTCGGTCCCGTACCGGTCCGCGAGGTGCCGCACACCGGCCGTGACCCCCGGCGGCCCGGCGAACTCGCCGAACTGCTCGACGGGCCCGCCGGCAGCGCCGCGGAACCACTCCCCGGGACCGCCTGGACCGTGGAGGACCGCCGCGCCGAGGACGGTGTGCTCGTCTGGCGTCTGCCGCTGCCGGGAGCCGTCAAGGACCGGCTGCAGCTGGTCCGCAGGGACGACGAACTCTTCCTGACCGTGGGCCCCTTCCGCCGCATCCTGCTGCTGCCGTCCGTGCTGCGCCGCTGCACCGTCAGCGGTGCCGCCCTCCGGGACGGCGAGCTCCGCATCCGCTTCGAGCCCGACCCCGGGCTCTGGCCGCGGAGTCGCTGA
- a CDS encoding SRPBCC family protein, with the protein MAEHTSSSITIDAAPADVMGVISDFARYPEWTGEVKETEVLERDDQGRALQVRLVLDAGAIKDDHVLAYTWTGDDKVSWTLVKSQMLRALDGSYALKPVAGGERTEVTYQLTVDVKIPMLGMIKRKAEKVIIDRALAGLKKRVESGPKV; encoded by the coding sequence ATGGCCGAACACACCAGCTCGAGCATCACCATCGACGCGGCACCGGCCGATGTGATGGGGGTGATCTCCGACTTCGCGCGCTACCCGGAGTGGACCGGAGAGGTGAAGGAGACCGAGGTCCTGGAGAGGGACGACCAGGGCCGCGCACTGCAGGTCCGGCTGGTCCTCGACGCCGGCGCGATCAAGGACGACCACGTCCTGGCCTACACCTGGACCGGGGACGACAAGGTCTCCTGGACCCTGGTCAAGTCCCAGATGCTGCGCGCCCTGGACGGCTCGTACGCGCTGAAGCCGGTCGCCGGCGGCGAGCGCACCGAGGTCACGTACCAGCTGACCGTCGACGTCAAGATCCCCATGCTCGGGATGATCAAGCGCAAGGCGGAGAAGGTCATCATCGACCGCGCCCTGGCCGGTCTGAAGAAGCGCGTCGAGTCCGGTCCGAAGGTCTGA